The following are encoded in a window of Alosa sapidissima isolate fAloSap1 chromosome 10, fAloSap1.pri, whole genome shotgun sequence genomic DNA:
- the calhm6 gene encoding calcium homeostasis modulator protein 6 yields MDKFKVVMNLLQKRQTTIGFGAIPLLTAGAEHAFSNFAFRCPCSEWNFLYGTVSLLVPATALLILGYMLSNKTWKLFTGLCLKKSKLFRFKYLCGCFTVFTQITMTAMVAPVSWIAIALLNGVYFECIVTGTNITQLKSFLCSDKSDSCKTELYRLPCKTSIPSADREAVLTTIRAQSQILGWLVIASIMLFSLLFTCMARCNSPVSYLQLKFWKTYSQKENNFFDKYATEHAEKLAERNIKSFFELSTPAPQPTPPKIAWEKVSSFYKFRTMDKYYSTVHKYVETCRNPENPMRVLSTKSGEGDLVNPAALAFLDEGMML; encoded by the exons ATGGATAAATTCAAGGTTGTGATGAACTTGCTCCAAAAACGTCAAACGACCATTGGATTCGGTGCGATTCCGTTACTGACGGCGGGTGCGGAGCATGCTTTTTCAAATTTTGCCTTCAGGTGTCCATGTAGCGAGTGGAACTTTCTCTATGGGACGGTGTCTCTTCTTGTGCCGGCCACGGCTTTGCTTATACTTGGCTACATGTTAAGCAACAAAACGTGGAAGCTTTTCACAGGTTTGTGTCTGAAGAAGTCTAAACTTTTTCGTTTCAAATATTTGTGCGGCTGTTTTACTGTTTTTACTCAGATCACAATGACCGCTATGGTGGCGCCTGTCTCCTGGATCGCAATAGCGCTTCTTAACGGCGTTTATTTTGAATGTATAGTGACGGGCACTAATATCACTCAATTGAAGAGCTTTCTGTGCAGTGACAAATCAGATAGTTGCAAGACAGAGCTCTATAGATTGCCGTGTAAGACATCGATCCCGTCGGCGGACAGAGAAGCTGTCCTTACAACCATACGCGCACAGTCTCAG ATCCTAGGCTGGTTGGTGATAGCCTCCATcatgctcttctccctgctgtTCACCTGTATGGCCAGGTGCAACTCTCCAGTGAGCTACCTGCAGCTCAAGTTCTGGAAGACCTACTCTCAGAAGGAGAACAACTTCTTTGACAAGTATGCCACGGAACACGCCGAGAAGCTTGCCGAGAGGAACATCAAGAGTTTCTTTGAACTGAGCACGCCGGCACCTCAGCCAACTCCTCCAAAGATTGCCTGGGAAAAGGTCTCCAGCTTCTACAAGTTCAGGACCATGGATAAGTATTACAGCACCGTGCATAAGTATGTGGAGACATGCAGGAACCCTGAGAACCCCATGAGAGTCCTGTCAACAAAATCAGGTGAGGGGGATCTTGTCAACCCAGCGGCCCTGGCATTTCTGGACGAGGGCATGATGCTGTGA
- the LOC121721207 gene encoding calcium homeostasis modulator protein 5-like isoform X2, translating into MWKVPKSSGETMDSFKTILRFLSDQKSTIGYGFMAILTIGGERIFSMVSFNCPCNHDQNFAYGITFLLGPAIVLLTTGLFVNNRLWRLFTGCCLNPLKLCPRGNCIGCCTGLCKVVGTACVAPIMWLCVALLNGTFYECAVSGLDDNLVVPLLCKNKTTLCREELARVPCGRSKLPTNENMELLLMFRAQSQILGWAIIIISAIVGLIGTCYRNCRSQVSYLQLTFWKRYMEKEREKFDVYASEYATKLAERNLKSFFENRDPEAFPFPNHRAWEEISSPYTFTRGEQCYSTLQRYVDRSDRDLNPEKRPVLDMEHGIEMT; encoded by the exons ATGTGGAAGGTGCCAAAGTCCTCAGGGGAAACAATGGATTCTTTCAAGACCATCCTCCGTTTTCTGTCCGACCAAAAATCCACCATCGGCTATGGCTTCATGGCCATCCTCACCATCGGAGGCGAGAGGATCTTCTCCATGGTGTCCTTCAACTGCCCGTGTAACCATGACCAGAACTTTGCCTACGGGATCACCTTCCTGCTCGGACCAGCCATCGTGCTGCTGACCACCGGACTGTTTGTCAACAACCGCTTGTGGAGACTCTTCACAGGCTGCTGCCTGAACCCCCTGAAGCTTTGCCCCCGGGGCAACTGCATTGGCTGCTGCACGGGGCTGTGCAAGGTGGTGGGCACGGCGTGTGTGGCTCCCATCATGTGGCTGTGCGTGGCGCTCCTCAACGGAACGTTCTACGAGTGCGCCGTCAGCGGCCTGGACGACAACCTGGTAGTGCCGCTGCTCTGCAAGAACAAGACGACGCTGTGCCGGGAGGAACTGGCGCGGGTTCCGTGTGGGAGATCCAAGCTCCCGACCAATGAGAACATGGAGCTGCTCCTCATGTTCCGAGCTCAGTCACAG ATTCTGGGTTGGGCCATCATTATAATCTCAGCAATAGTAGGCTTGATTGGCACCTGCTACAGAAACTGTCGCTCACAGGTGAGCTACCTGCAGCTCACGTTCTGGAAGCGCTACATGGAGAAGGAGCGGGAGAAGTTTGACGTGTACGCCTCTGAATATGCCACCAAACTAGCGGAGCGCAACCTCAAGAGCTTCTTTGAGAACCGAGATCCTGAAGCGTTCCCTTTCCCTAACCACCGGGCCTGGGAGGAGATCTCTTCCccatacacattcacacgtgGAGAACAGTGCTACAGCACCTTGCAGCGCTATGTAGACCGCAGTGATCGAGACCTCAACCCAGAGAAGAGACCTGTCTTGGATATGGAGCATGGCATTGAGATGACTTAG
- the rwdd1 gene encoding RWD domain-containing protein 1, translating into MTDYGEEQRNELEAIESIYPDSYTVLSENPASFTITVTSDAGENDETVEVTLKFTYVEKYPDEPPLWEIYAQENLEDSDAEEVLSLLQQQAEENLGMVMIFTLVTAVQEKLNEIVDQIKSRQEEDRLQKEKELEEAEKKAFQGTVVTIENFLSWKAGFEQDMAEIRKKRQKEEEQAGKNKLTGKQLFETDHNLDTSDIQFLEDAGNSVEVDESLFQDIDDLDLDEDDPDFDPLALGSDED; encoded by the exons ATGACAGACTacggagaggagcagaggaatgAGTTGGAAGCAATAGAGTCCATTTATCCAGACTCTTACACAG TTCTGTCAGAGAATCCAGCAAGCTTCACCATCACAGTCACTTCAGATGCAGGAGAAAATGACGAAA CGGTGGAAGTGACTTTAAAGTTCACTTATGTGGAGAAATACCCAGATGAGCCTCCCCTCTGGGAGATCTACGCACAGGAGAACCTGGAGGATTCGGATGCAGAAGAAGTCCTCAGTTTACTACAAcagcag GCAGAAGAGAACCTTGGCATGGTGATGATATTTACATTAGTCACTGCTGTGCAGGAGAAACTCAATGAAATAGTGGACCAGATCAAGAGCAGGCAAGAGGAGGACCGGCTACAGAAAGAGAAGGAGTTAGAGGAAGCTGAgaag AAAGCCTTCCAGGGTACAGTGGTGACCATCGAGAACTTCCTGTCGTGGAAGGCAGGCTTTGAGCAAGATATGGCGGAGATCAGgaagaagagacagaaagaggaggagcaggCAGGGAAGAACAAACTCACAG GAAAACAGTTATTTGAAACAGACCACAATCTAGACACGTCGGATATCCAGTTTCTGGAGGATG CTGGGAACAGCGTGGAGGTGGACGAGTCCCTCTTCCAGGACATTGACGATTTGGACCTGGACGAAGACGACCCGGATTTTGACCCATTAGCACTCGGCAGCGATGAGGACTAA
- the LOC121721210 gene encoding amine sulfotransferase-like, with amino-acid sequence MQQIILLIESKGKVKASSGQSNSERMPWIEVQGSEMAFVGAPLSSPRLRVTHLPYELITTGLRQKRAKIIYVARNPKDVLVSYYHFHHCAAMLETPKDFSDFFERFLDGRVYGNTWFEHIKTYYSHRDDMKILYVTYEDMIQRAHRQPDADVVEHAKFHNMMQNPCANYRQIPDTVINQKRGSFMRKGTIGDWKNLFSVAQSERFDKVFQEKMRASPFHLNGTCPRSCQK; translated from the exons ATGCAACAGATCATCCTCCTCATCGAGTCGAAGGGCAAAGTCAAGGCATCCTCAGGTCAGTCAAACTCTGAGCGCATGCCCTGGATCGAGGTGCAGGGGAGCGAGATGGCATTTGTCGGGGCTCCTCTGTCTTCTCCTCGCCTGCGCGTGACGCACCTGCCATACGAGCTCATCACAACCGGCCTCAGGCAGAAGAGGGCCAAG ATCATTTATGTGGCGAGGAATCCAAAAGACGTCCTGGTGTCATATTACCACTTCCACCACTGTGCAGCAATGCTGGAGACTCCTAAGGACTTCAGTGACTTCTTTGAAAGGTTTTTGGATGGAAGAG TGTATGGCAATACTTGGTTTGAGCACATCAAAACCTATTACTCACACAGGGATGACATGAAAATCTTGTATGTAACATATGAGGACATGATTCAG AGAGCTCACCGACAGCCAGATGCTGACGTGGTGGAGCATGCCAAGTTCCACAACATGATGCAGAACCCGTGCGCTAACTACAGACAGATACCTGATACAGTCATTAACCAGAAGAGGGGATCATTCATGAGGAAAG GGACGATTGGCGATTGGAAAAACCTGTTCAGTGTTGCCCAGAGTGAGCGATTTGATAAGGTGTTTCAGGAGAAGATGAGGGCGTCCCCCTTTCATTTAAATGGGACATGTCCGAGGTCATGCCAGAAGTGA
- the LOC121721207 gene encoding calcium homeostasis modulator protein 5-like isoform X3, giving the protein MDSFKTILRFLSDQKSTIGYGFMAILTIGGERIFSMVSFNCPCNHDQNFAYGITFLLGPAIVLLTTGLFVNNRLWRLFTGCCLNPLKLCPRGNCIGCCTGLCKVVGTACVAPIMWLCVALLNGTFYECAVSGLDDNLVVPLLCKNKTTLCREELARVPCGRSKLPTNENMELLLMFRAQSQILGWAIIIISAIVGLIGTCYRNCRSQVSYLQLTFWKRYMEKEREKFDVYASEYATKLAERNLKSFFENRDPEAFPFPNHRAWEEISSPYTFTRGEQCYSTLQRYVDRSDRDLNPEKRPVLDMEHGIEMT; this is encoded by the exons ATGGATTCTTTCAAGACCATCCTCCGTTTTCTGTCCGACCAAAAATCCACCATCGGCTATGGCTTCATGGCCATCCTCACCATCGGAGGCGAGAGGATCTTCTCCATGGTGTCCTTCAACTGCCCGTGTAACCATGACCAGAACTTTGCCTACGGGATCACCTTCCTGCTCGGACCAGCCATCGTGCTGCTGACCACCGGACTGTTTGTCAACAACCGCTTGTGGAGACTCTTCACAGGCTGCTGCCTGAACCCCCTGAAGCTTTGCCCCCGGGGCAACTGCATTGGCTGCTGCACGGGGCTGTGCAAGGTGGTGGGCACGGCGTGTGTGGCTCCCATCATGTGGCTGTGCGTGGCGCTCCTCAACGGAACGTTCTACGAGTGCGCCGTCAGCGGCCTGGACGACAACCTGGTAGTGCCGCTGCTCTGCAAGAACAAGACGACGCTGTGCCGGGAGGAACTGGCGCGGGTTCCGTGTGGGAGATCCAAGCTCCCGACCAATGAGAACATGGAGCTGCTCCTCATGTTCCGAGCTCAGTCACAG ATTCTGGGTTGGGCCATCATTATAATCTCAGCAATAGTAGGCTTGATTGGCACCTGCTACAGAAACTGTCGCTCACAGGTGAGCTACCTGCAGCTCACGTTCTGGAAGCGCTACATGGAGAAGGAGCGGGAGAAGTTTGACGTGTACGCCTCTGAATATGCCACCAAACTAGCGGAGCGCAACCTCAAGAGCTTCTTTGAGAACCGAGATCCTGAAGCGTTCCCTTTCCCTAACCACCGGGCCTGGGAGGAGATCTCTTCCccatacacattcacacgtgGAGAACAGTGCTACAGCACCTTGCAGCGCTATGTAGACCGCAGTGATCGAGACCTCAACCCAGAGAAGAGACCTGTCTTGGATATGGAGCATGGCATTGAGATGACTTAG
- the LOC121721207 gene encoding calcium homeostasis modulator protein 5-like isoform X1: protein MCVCVCCECVCFRVILTFLPSQDHRPLFGLWIGVATDGPIGVQVSTPLRAQESVKSLTKEVPKSSGETMDSFKTILRFLSDQKSTIGYGFMAILTIGGERIFSMVSFNCPCNHDQNFAYGITFLLGPAIVLLTTGLFVNNRLWRLFTGCCLNPLKLCPRGNCIGCCTGLCKVVGTACVAPIMWLCVALLNGTFYECAVSGLDDNLVVPLLCKNKTTLCREELARVPCGRSKLPTNENMELLLMFRAQSQILGWAIIIISAIVGLIGTCYRNCRSQVSYLQLTFWKRYMEKEREKFDVYASEYATKLAERNLKSFFENRDPEAFPFPNHRAWEEISSPYTFTRGEQCYSTLQRYVDRSDRDLNPEKRPVLDMEHGIEMT from the exons atgtgtgtgtgtgtgtgttgtgagtgtgtgtgttttagggttATCCTTACATTTCTGCCAAGTCAAGACCATCGTCCACTTTTCGGTTTATGGATAGGCGTAGCCACAGACGGGCCTATAGGCGTGCAAGTCAGCACTCCGCTGAGagctcaagaatcagtcaaatcgctAACCAaggag GTGCCAAAGTCCTCAGGGGAAACAATGGATTCTTTCAAGACCATCCTCCGTTTTCTGTCCGACCAAAAATCCACCATCGGCTATGGCTTCATGGCCATCCTCACCATCGGAGGCGAGAGGATCTTCTCCATGGTGTCCTTCAACTGCCCGTGTAACCATGACCAGAACTTTGCCTACGGGATCACCTTCCTGCTCGGACCAGCCATCGTGCTGCTGACCACCGGACTGTTTGTCAACAACCGCTTGTGGAGACTCTTCACAGGCTGCTGCCTGAACCCCCTGAAGCTTTGCCCCCGGGGCAACTGCATTGGCTGCTGCACGGGGCTGTGCAAGGTGGTGGGCACGGCGTGTGTGGCTCCCATCATGTGGCTGTGCGTGGCGCTCCTCAACGGAACGTTCTACGAGTGCGCCGTCAGCGGCCTGGACGACAACCTGGTAGTGCCGCTGCTCTGCAAGAACAAGACGACGCTGTGCCGGGAGGAACTGGCGCGGGTTCCGTGTGGGAGATCCAAGCTCCCGACCAATGAGAACATGGAGCTGCTCCTCATGTTCCGAGCTCAGTCACAG ATTCTGGGTTGGGCCATCATTATAATCTCAGCAATAGTAGGCTTGATTGGCACCTGCTACAGAAACTGTCGCTCACAGGTGAGCTACCTGCAGCTCACGTTCTGGAAGCGCTACATGGAGAAGGAGCGGGAGAAGTTTGACGTGTACGCCTCTGAATATGCCACCAAACTAGCGGAGCGCAACCTCAAGAGCTTCTTTGAGAACCGAGATCCTGAAGCGTTCCCTTTCCCTAACCACCGGGCCTGGGAGGAGATCTCTTCCccatacacattcacacgtgGAGAACAGTGCTACAGCACCTTGCAGCGCTATGTAGACCGCAGTGATCGAGACCTCAACCCAGAGAAGAGACCTGTCTTGGATATGGAGCATGGCATTGAGATGACTTAG